Proteins co-encoded in one Octopus sinensis linkage group LG6, ASM634580v1, whole genome shotgun sequence genomic window:
- the LOC118763733 gene encoding uncharacterized protein LOC118763733 produces the protein MGLYQQIVKRFKFLSELNKSEFDEDSIKLIISHYKDDIDHKLINECYQFKGHLHLRKSRNTEENIPSKLQCTEVLQLMYEHQLIEVSPNITTAHKMYLTMPITSCEAERSSSKLFFI, from the exons ATGGGCCTATATCAGCAGATTGTGAAAAGGTTCAAGTTTCTCTCAGAATTGAACAAATCGGAATTTGATGAGGACAGTATCAAACTTATAATATCGCATTACAAAGACGATATTGaccacaaattaataaatgaGTGTTATCAGTTCAAAGGGCATTTACACCTTAGAAAATCCCGGAACACAGAAGAAAACATACCATCTAAATTGCAATGCACAGAAGTTCTTCAGCTTATGTATGAGCATCAATTAATTGAAGTGTCCCCTAATATTACCACTGCGCATAAGATGTACTTGACAATGCCCATCACGAGCTGTGAAGCAGAAAGGAGTTCCTCAAAGCTATTCTTT ATATAG